The Tachypleus tridentatus isolate NWPU-2018 chromosome 5, ASM421037v1, whole genome shotgun sequence genome includes a window with the following:
- the LOC143250844 gene encoding uncharacterized protein LOC143250844 isoform X2, whose protein sequence is MGEKENCKMSYREQDPMLKQPRNIKMNVSSMVQKNAFKTQQVLPCSSSSKHHKFPSTNPKMIYRNEMNNQIDWLISQQTSSVSALRLSALLSQSTTYCRRKSTVNFLTHNEETKEAEKKSS, encoded by the exons ATGGGCGAAAAAGAAAATTGCAAGATGTCATACAGAGAGCAAGATCCAATGTTGAAACAGCCTAGAA acATTAAGATGAATGTGTCTTCAATGGTACAGAAAAATGCATTCAAAACTCAACAAGTTCTCCCATGCTCTAGTTCAAGTAAGCATCACAAGTTTCCTTCAACGAACCCTAAAATGATTTACAGAAATGAGATG aatAATCAGATAGACTGGTTAATTAGCCAGCAAACTTCATCAGTATCAGCACTGAGGTTGTCAGCCCTATTGAGCCAGTCAACTACCTATTGTAGAAGGAAATCAACGGTCAACTTTTTGACCCACAATGAG
- the LOC143250844 gene encoding uncharacterized protein LOC143250844 isoform X3 produces MGEKENCKMSYREQDPMLKQPRNIKMNVSSMVQKNAFKTQQVLPCSSSSKHHKFPSTNPKMIYRNEMNNQIDWLISQQTSSVSALRLSALLSQSTTYCRRKSTVNFLTHNE; encoded by the exons ATGGGCGAAAAAGAAAATTGCAAGATGTCATACAGAGAGCAAGATCCAATGTTGAAACAGCCTAGAA acATTAAGATGAATGTGTCTTCAATGGTACAGAAAAATGCATTCAAAACTCAACAAGTTCTCCCATGCTCTAGTTCAAGTAAGCATCACAAGTTTCCTTCAACGAACCCTAAAATGATTTACAGAAATGAGATG aatAATCAGATAGACTGGTTAATTAGCCAGCAAACTTCATCAGTATCAGCACTGAGGTTGTCAGCCCTATTGAGCCAGTCAACTACCTATTGTAGAAGGAAATCAACGGTCAACTTTTTGACCCACAATGAG TGA